The genome window GTTGAGTTAGCAGAAGAGATGTTCATCGAGGAGAAGAGAAGATTGAATTCAATCCAGAGTCAGCACGGTCAAGGGAATTTATAACGTTCCTGTCACATCAGAACCCGCAGGGCAGCAATGCTTTGCGGGTTTTTTATATCTTTTGCAACGACTCTCGATTCATGAGTTTACTCCGACAGTATGTCGAATGGTCGCTTAAAATTCTGTGAGAAGGTTAATAGAACGAGAGCAGGCAAAATTCCATACGGGAGGTACAGAATGACAAAACATATTACAGATTGTACGATTCTGAACAACGGAGTAACGATGCCATGGCTAGGATTTGGAACATATAAAGCAAAAGGTAAGGAAGTACAACAGGCGGTTGAGACCGCTTTGGAGGTTGGATATCGGAGCATTGATACCGCGTCCATCTATGGTAATGAAGAAGAAGTGGGACAAGCTATTGCAAGCAGTGGTGTTGCCCGTAACGAACTGTTTGTGACAACCAAGCTCTGGAACGAGGATCAGGGATTTGATTCGACGTTGAGGGCATTTGAAGCCAGTCAGAAGGCACTTGGACTGAATGTGATTGATCTTTACTTAATTCACTGGCCTGGCAGAGACCAGTATAAGGAGACGTGGAGAGCATTCGAACGTCTATATAGCGAAGGAAGCATTCGTGCGATTGGTGTGAGTAATTTCCAAGTACATCATTTGCAAGATATCATAGATGAAGGCGGCACGGTGCCAGCAGTGAATCAGGTGGAGTTGCATCCGGGTCTGATTCAACAGGAATTGCAGGATTTCTGCGGGGCGCAGGGGATTCAACTGGAGGCATGGAGCCCGATCATGAAAGGCAAGCTGAATCAAGAGTCCACCCTCAAAGCACTGGCCCAGAAATATGGGAAAACGCCAGCACAGATCATTCTGCGCTGGGACATTCAGAATCAGATTGTAACGATTCCGAAGTCGGTTACCCCGGATCGTATTCGTGAGAATGCGGACATCTTTGACTTTGAATTGACGCCCGATGAGTTGAAACAGATTGATGCGCTGGACTCGGATAAGCGGACGGGTCCACATCCGGATCAACTGTTTTGGGATTGAGTGGGTAGTCGCTAACTGAATATACATGTTTGATGATCTGTTAGTGGAGGTTCCGGTTACGGATCGTTCTTCGTGAGTTTAAGATGTAAGCATAATCGGTCACGCTAAGACACTACGTGTGCAGAACAATCTTTCGATCGCCGTTATCCCCGGATTTTTTTGAAAGTCCCTTTATCATGGGAGAAATCCGGTGATAAATGCGAGCGCTCCGCTTCTCCAGCTTTGTTCTGCCCACTTCGTTATCGTGAAAATTATAAATCCATCTTTAGTGGATAGGTATATAGTAAGAAATATACAAAAGCAGCAGGATCGGGGAGTGTTCCTTGATCCTGCTGCTTTTTTCGTGTGAATTGGTTTAATTTTTTTTCGGCACTGCGCAGCCGTCATCTGTGCAGACACCACTGCCGTCGGCTTCGGTTGTGTTGGACTCAACCATGGTGAACGGGGAACGTTCGTCCCATGCTTTCTGAATGGCGTCCAGGAACACCTCATCCGGCTGAGCGCCTGACACGGCGAACTTGCGGTCAAATACGAAGAACGGTACGCCGCGGATGCCTAGTTGCTCGCCTTCCGCTTGGTCAGCGCGGACATTGTCGGTGAATTGATCACCGGATAGCACTGCCGTAGCTGTATCTCGATCCAAGCCAACTTCCTCTGCCAACTGAGCCAACACTTCAGGGTCGCCAGAGTGTTTACCTTCAATAAACACAGCTTGGAATATGCGCTCACTCAGTTCAAGCGCTTTGCCTTGTGTATCCGCCCAGTGTGTCAATCGGTGTGCGGAGAAGGAGTTCGTAGGGATCATGGCATCAATATTGTATTCCAGTCCTGCTGTGCGAGCATTGGCATTCATTTGAGCATTCATGCCTTTGGCCTGTTCCACGCTCATATTATATTTGGAAGCAAGATATTCCGTATTGGTTTTGCCGGGGTTCAATTCAGCATTTGGATCAAGCTCGAAGCTTTTGAATTGCAGCTTCACTTCATCACGATGTGGAAACTGTTGCAATACATTCTCCAGGCGGCGTTTGCCGATATAACAGAATGGGCACAGAAAATCTGACCATATCTCAATATTCATGATGTTAAAACCTCCATTATCCTTTTAGTTGAAACTAATATAGTTACAATTATAAAGCCACTTTCTATAATTCGCAAGAAGATTACGATTTATCCCGAAATGCCTTGGTCCAATGATAAGGCTGGATCTCATCCAGTCTTTTGAAGATCAGTTGACCTTCAGGGTCGTATACAGCAGCTTTAACTTCTTCACCCCAATAAAACAATCGTTCCTGACAGACGCCGCAAGGTGTGAGGACCTTGAATTCTGAATGCTCGTCATTACGAGCGATACAGAGGGAGTGGGTGACGCGTTCGTTCAATTTGTGGGCCTCCAGATAAGCTCCTGTTTCCATACACAGATGCGTGGCATCGTTGATGACCTCTGGAGCTACACTAATTAGCAGGGAACCTGCTTCGGTATAGA of Paenibacillus sp. FSL R5-0517 contains these proteins:
- a CDS encoding cytidine deaminase, with product MTSHTEPLHIEQQLFDAAANFVKQRYPQGWGGAGAVYTEAGSLLISVAPEVINDATHLCMETGAYLEAHKLNERVTHSLCIARNDEHSEFKVLTPCGVCQERLFYWGEEVKAAVYDPEGQLIFKRLDEIQPYHWTKAFRDKS
- a CDS encoding aldo/keto reductase — protein: MTKHITDCTILNNGVTMPWLGFGTYKAKGKEVQQAVETALEVGYRSIDTASIYGNEEEVGQAIASSGVARNELFVTTKLWNEDQGFDSTLRAFEASQKALGLNVIDLYLIHWPGRDQYKETWRAFERLYSEGSIRAIGVSNFQVHHLQDIIDEGGTVPAVNQVELHPGLIQQELQDFCGAQGIQLEAWSPIMKGKLNQESTLKALAQKYGKTPAQIILRWDIQNQIVTIPKSVTPDRIRENADIFDFELTPDELKQIDALDSDKRTGPHPDQLFWD
- a CDS encoding DsbA family oxidoreductase, yielding MNIEIWSDFLCPFCYIGKRRLENVLQQFPHRDEVKLQFKSFELDPNAELNPGKTNTEYLASKYNMSVEQAKGMNAQMNANARTAGLEYNIDAMIPTNSFSAHRLTHWADTQGKALELSERIFQAVFIEGKHSGDPEVLAQLAEEVGLDRDTATAVLSGDQFTDNVRADQAEGEQLGIRGVPFFVFDRKFAVSGAQPDEVFLDAIQKAWDERSPFTMVESNTTEADGSGVCTDDGCAVPKKN